Part of the Pseudomonadota bacterium genome is shown below.
AAAAGAGCAGAATATTTTTTTTCCCGAGGAACGCCTTTGTCGGGCTTATCATGAAAAATCCTTCATTGGCGATGAATATGCTTGCCTCCCTTTCCCTGCGCCTGAAACGTTTTGCGCACCTGATCGAAGATTTATCCCTTAAAGAAGTGCCGGGGCGTCTCGCGACCCACCTGCTGCTGTTGAGCCGCCAGCAGCAAGGATCTGAAGACCTGCAGCTTCAGATTCCAAAGTCTCAGCTCGCAAGCTTGCTGGGCACGATTCCGGAGACCCTGTCGCGGATACTCACCAAAATGAGTAAACAGGGGTTAATCGAAATTAATGGAGCAAATATCCGGATACAGGCCAGGGATGAGCTTGAAGAATTGGCTGAAGGGGGACGACGACTATAGAAAGTGACAAGTAAATAGTGACGAGTGGTATGGTGTCGGGTATTTTCCCCTCACCCCTCACCCCTCACCCCTCACCCCTCACCCCTCACCGCCTATTGTTCAAAGGCGAATTCATACAAAATGTCTGTTTTGTTGAAATGGGCAAGAATGCTTTTAAGGCCGGAAAGGGTGTCCACTGTAAAGTTGATCTCCCACGGGGACTTGCTTGCCGAATGTTTTGAAAGGGAAATTATATCAATGATTTTCATTTCAGC
Proteins encoded:
- a CDS encoding Crp/Fnr family transcriptional regulator codes for the protein MEITRLIASTPLFEGLSQDQCDELAMIVTDQEFKKGQTIFSEGDDGVGFYVVVSGMVKIYKLSYEGKEQILHIFGEGEPFAEVAVFTGTPYPAHALALEKSRIFFFPRNAFVGLIMKNPSLAMNMLASLSLRLKRFAHLIEDLSLKEVPGRLATHLLLLSRQQQGSEDLQLQIPKSQLASLLGTIPETLSRILTKMSKQGLIEINGANIRIQARDELEELAEGGRRL